A stretch of the Haloarcula ordinaria genome encodes the following:
- a CDS encoding ABC transporter ATP-binding protein, translated as MGTIELNTLRKEFGSLVAVNDLDLTITEGSYTMILGPSGCGKSTTLRMIAGLERPTSGDIFIDGNRVTDYPPRERNLSMVFQSLALWDHKTVRENIAFGLKMDDVPKAEREAAVDEVAEILHIEDKLDQSPASLSGGQQQRVALGRSLVREPDVILLDEPLSSLDAKLRLEMRAELSRIQQRIGTTFVHVTHNQEDAMSIADEIILLNDGELQQFGNPLELFEAPNNEFVANFIGTPSMNLMDATVDAGNATITTDGFALSVPDAICARAGADRVRLGMRPSNIRPVTNGEADDGPSFEATVSMVETFGDANWYYLDTGTDAELVMKSADEEHVRSISAGDELTVGVRPDAIHLFDTDSGEAYS; from the coding sequence ATGGGAACTATCGAACTCAACACGCTTCGGAAGGAATTTGGAAGTCTCGTGGCGGTCAACGACCTCGATCTGACGATTACCGAGGGGTCGTATACGATGATCCTCGGTCCGTCCGGGTGCGGGAAATCGACCACGCTCCGGATGATTGCGGGCCTCGAACGGCCGACCTCCGGGGATATCTTCATCGACGGGAATCGAGTCACTGACTACCCGCCCCGAGAGCGAAACCTGAGTATGGTGTTCCAGTCCCTGGCACTGTGGGACCACAAGACCGTCCGGGAGAACATCGCGTTCGGCCTGAAGATGGACGACGTGCCGAAGGCCGAACGCGAGGCGGCGGTCGACGAAGTCGCCGAGATTCTCCACATCGAAGACAAACTCGACCAGTCGCCGGCCTCGCTCTCCGGCGGCCAGCAGCAGCGCGTGGCGCTCGGACGGAGTCTCGTGCGCGAACCGGACGTAATCCTCCTCGACGAACCCCTGTCGAGTCTGGACGCCAAGCTCCGTCTGGAGATGCGCGCCGAACTCTCGCGCATCCAGCAACGCATCGGGACGACCTTCGTCCACGTGACCCACAACCAGGAGGACGCGATGTCCATCGCGGACGAGATCATCCTCCTGAACGACGGGGAGCTCCAGCAGTTCGGCAACCCCCTCGAACTGTTCGAGGCGCCGAACAACGAGTTCGTCGCCAACTTCATCGGGACGCCGAGCATGAACCTCATGGACGCCACCGTCGACGCCGGGAACGCTACTATCACGACCGACGGGTTCGCCCTGTCCGTCCCCGACGCCATCTGCGCACGGGCGGGCGCCGACCGGGTCCGACTCGGGATGCGCCCGAGCAACATCCGGCCCGTGACGAACGGTGAGGCCGACGACGGCCCGTCGTTCGAGGCGACGGTCTCGATGGTCGAGACGTTCGGTGACGCGAACTGGTACTACCTCGATACGGGGACCGACGCCGAACTCGTGATGAAGAGCGCAGACGAGGAGCACGTCCGCTCGATCAGCGCCGGCGACGAACTGACGGTCGGCGTCCGACCGGACGCGATCCACCTCTTCGACACCGACTCCGGCGAGGCCTACAGCTGA
- a CDS encoding carbohydrate ABC transporter permease, with product MTDYATRRRAANAARFVLLAAALVVFLFPFYWILRTSILPTQTIYESISPIPTDFTLAHYQAAIDNGFLNAIVNSLIAGVGTTLLTTVVALFGAYSILRYTYPARQKVAKMVLLTYMFPHVALIVPMYQLAADLGMLGNPVTLVIVHTMLALPFCMWILQSFLSDIPRELEEAALVEGATQFGAFVRITVPQAMPGIIAAGTFAYIMSWGEYMFAYVLLTTESSQTVPVALQQLLGSYAIDWGLLAAACVLSTLPVLALFWLMAKYLGEGIAKGAGVV from the coding sequence ATGACGGACTACGCGACCCGTCGGCGCGCGGCCAACGCCGCCCGGTTCGTCCTGCTCGCCGCTGCACTCGTGGTCTTCCTGTTCCCGTTCTACTGGATTCTGCGAACGTCGATTCTGCCGACGCAGACGATCTATGAGAGTATCAGTCCCATCCCGACCGACTTCACGCTCGCGCACTACCAGGCTGCGATCGACAACGGGTTCCTGAACGCGATCGTCAACAGCCTCATCGCCGGCGTCGGGACGACCCTCCTGACGACGGTCGTGGCGCTCTTCGGAGCGTACAGCATCCTCCGGTACACCTACCCGGCCCGGCAGAAAGTGGCGAAGATGGTGTTGCTGACGTACATGTTCCCACACGTCGCGCTGATCGTCCCGATGTATCAGCTCGCGGCCGACCTGGGCATGCTCGGCAACCCGGTGACGCTCGTCATCGTCCACACGATGCTCGCGCTCCCGTTCTGTATGTGGATTCTCCAGTCGTTCCTCTCGGACATCCCGCGCGAACTCGAAGAGGCCGCGCTCGTCGAGGGGGCGACGCAGTTCGGCGCGTTCGTCCGTATCACCGTCCCGCAGGCAATGCCGGGTATCATCGCCGCCGGTACGTTCGCCTACATCATGTCGTGGGGGGAGTACATGTTCGCGTACGTCCTCCTCACGACCGAGAGTAGCCAGACCGTGCCGGTCGCGCTGCAACAGCTGCTCGGCTCGTACGCCATCGACTGGGGGCTGCTGGCCGCCGCGTGCGTCCTCTCGACGCTACCGGTGTTGGCCCTGTTCTGGTTGATGGCGAAGTACCTCGGCGAAGGTATCGCCAAAGGCGCAGGTGTCGTCTAA
- a CDS encoding carbohydrate ABC transporter permease — MSTQSNIEAIQRAVGDLDRETSLGILLVVPAVFVIFVALVIPFVNAIWISFLDRANDTFVGLAHYQWLFSESSFFATLGRSLGWTVGNMVLQGAAGIGLALLLHRRFTGRDVIRTVMLVPFVIPTAVTAIMWRWILNTSYGPLNTWLTDAGLLSQPVNPLNDPSTALAAVTLINTWRWTPLVALVVFAVLQTIPREEYEAARVEGAGIVDEFVHVTYPHLQNSMTILGLLGFLLTFNIFDMIWLLTNGGPVQTTTTLAVLIYDTAFEMQNIGRGTAVSVVLFILLSVFVFLYFRQEEFQEGDFA; from the coding sequence ATGTCGACCCAGTCGAATATCGAGGCAATACAACGGGCCGTCGGGGACCTCGACCGAGAGACATCGCTCGGCATCCTCCTCGTCGTCCCAGCAGTGTTCGTTATCTTCGTTGCACTGGTCATCCCGTTTGTCAACGCCATCTGGATCAGCTTCCTCGACCGGGCGAACGACACGTTCGTCGGGCTCGCACACTACCAGTGGTTGTTCAGCGAGAGCTCGTTCTTCGCGACGCTGGGCCGGAGCCTCGGGTGGACCGTCGGCAACATGGTTCTCCAGGGCGCTGCAGGAATCGGTCTCGCGCTGCTGCTCCACCGCCGGTTCACCGGGCGGGACGTGATTCGGACGGTCATGCTGGTCCCGTTCGTCATCCCGACGGCTGTGACCGCCATCATGTGGCGGTGGATACTCAACACGTCGTACGGCCCGCTCAACACGTGGCTGACCGACGCTGGCCTTCTCTCACAGCCCGTCAATCCACTCAACGACCCGTCGACAGCGCTGGCCGCCGTGACGCTCATCAACACGTGGCGGTGGACGCCGTTGGTCGCGCTCGTCGTCTTCGCGGTTCTCCAGACGATTCCGCGTGAGGAGTACGAGGCTGCTCGCGTCGAGGGCGCGGGTATCGTCGACGAGTTCGTTCACGTCACGTATCCGCACCTGCAGAACTCGATGACGATTCTCGGACTGCTCGGGTTCCTCCTCACGTTCAACATCTTCGATATGATCTGGCTCCTGACGAACGGCGGCCCGGTACAGACGACGACAACGCTCGCCGTCCTCATCTACGATACGGCCTTCGAGATGCAGAACATCGGACGCGGGACGGCGGTCAGTGTCGTCCTGTTCATCCTGCTGAGCGTGTTCGTGTTCCTGTACTTCCGCCAGGAGGAGTTCCAGGAGGGTGATTTCGCATGA
- a CDS encoding ABC transporter substrate-binding protein — MPKHSSNGPVSRRRFIKTTAVGSAVALAGCSGGDGGSGDGGGGSGGDGGSDGSSSDGGSSGGGSPTEITFWHQEGVPHRKEQFQRFTDRFNEEHDEVQVTVEGQTWGSVFSKLTSAIEAGNPPDFMFSLPAFTMTFQSRGDLVDVSDIVSDLQEEHDMYENTISPFQYDGGTWGIPMWDMVFLNHFRTDTLGQTDAWPPQNWDEWLQAASSMTDGDNYGIVLPAASNLWTTENLYNLMINKDSYVYGPDGNVMFDTPETVEVLDFYKQMFNQASPPGATGWGWGQWETSLLQGTAHSTTGFSSWMRRLTETQYSDDFGAMQQPYPDDGQAGSIHYVNDIMVFNEEKKDAIGTFVKWLHSAGTYGEWLANTEPTLYLPVTATGENSDDFWNHEVVSQYESSVQAQFEALPDARLYGFRDIHVENDLYIPSVGTLESSNVLADVVQQLVVSDRSPEEAASWGQSKLEEALGVGPSSQLN; from the coding sequence ATGCCAAAGCACAGTAGCAACGGTCCAGTTTCGCGTCGGCGTTTCATCAAGACCACAGCGGTGGGGTCAGCGGTGGCCCTCGCCGGGTGTTCCGGTGGCGACGGCGGTTCGGGTGACGGCGGCGGTGGCTCTGGTGGTGACGGCGGCTCTGACGGTTCGAGCAGTGACGGCGGCTCGAGCGGTGGCGGCAGCCCGACCGAGATCACGTTCTGGCACCAGGAGGGCGTGCCACACCGCAAAGAACAGTTCCAGCGGTTCACCGACCGGTTCAACGAGGAACACGACGAGGTGCAGGTCACCGTCGAAGGCCAGACGTGGGGGAGCGTCTTCAGCAAGCTGACGAGCGCCATCGAGGCCGGCAACCCGCCGGACTTCATGTTCTCGCTGCCGGCGTTCACGATGACCTTCCAGTCCCGCGGCGACCTCGTTGACGTCAGCGACATCGTCTCGGACCTCCAAGAGGAACACGACATGTACGAGAACACCATCAGCCCCTTCCAGTACGACGGCGGCACGTGGGGGATTCCGATGTGGGACATGGTGTTCCTGAACCACTTCCGTACGGACACGCTCGGCCAGACCGACGCCTGGCCGCCCCAGAACTGGGACGAGTGGCTCCAGGCCGCGAGCAGTATGACCGACGGGGACAACTACGGCATCGTCCTCCCGGCCGCGAGCAACCTCTGGACGACGGAGAACCTGTACAACCTGATGATCAACAAGGACTCGTACGTCTATGGCCCCGACGGGAACGTCATGTTCGACACGCCCGAGACGGTCGAGGTCCTCGACTTCTACAAGCAGATGTTCAACCAGGCCAGCCCGCCGGGCGCGACCGGTTGGGGCTGGGGACAGTGGGAGACGTCGCTTCTGCAGGGAACCGCGCACTCGACGACCGGCTTCTCGTCGTGGATGCGCCGCCTGACCGAGACGCAGTACTCGGACGACTTCGGGGCGATGCAACAGCCCTACCCGGACGACGGCCAGGCCGGGAGTATCCACTACGTCAACGACATCATGGTGTTCAACGAAGAGAAGAAAGACGCCATCGGCACCTTCGTCAAGTGGCTCCACAGCGCGGGCACCTACGGCGAGTGGCTGGCCAACACCGAACCGACGCTGTACCTGCCCGTGACCGCCACCGGCGAGAACTCGGACGACTTCTGGAACCACGAGGTCGTCAGCCAGTACGAGTCGTCGGTCCAGGCGCAGTTCGAGGCGCTCCCCGACGCGCGGCTCTACGGCTTCCGCGACATCCACGTCGAGAACGACCTCTACATCCCGAGCGTCGGGACCCTCGAATCGTCGAACGTGCTCGCGGACGTCGTCCAGCAGCTCGTCGTCTCGGATCGGTCGCCCGAGGAGGCCGCAAGCTGGGGGCAGTCCAAACTCGAGGAGGCGCTCGGCGTCGGCCCGAGTAGCCAACTCAACTAA
- a CDS encoding LLM class flavin-dependent oxidoreductase, translating into MEMSIDLGGMYRSPGYYLDRAESVERAGFDAVWFGDHIQPWFHKDGHAPFAWSWLPLALERTTSIPTGVFVTPPMYRYHPLVVANAVATIDDLFPGRFRLGVGTGELMNEHPFVDEWPDWSDRAGALVESLDIMRTYWESDEFFDYDGRYFQFDPVYPYQQPSTELDVYCSATGPSSARLAADHADHLITLANVPDVKARVIDTYRDNGGDGDVIMQTVGGFGDRERLTERVRNSFASTLYPENFDETDPRVLQESAEGATDEEIQEAFLLAETPADVLDWVTTQEQKGVDHVVITDVSYEQDEFYRIAGEEILPSL; encoded by the coding sequence ATGGAGATGAGCATCGACCTCGGTGGGATGTATCGCTCTCCGGGCTACTATCTCGACCGCGCCGAATCCGTCGAGCGGGCCGGATTCGACGCGGTCTGGTTCGGCGACCACATCCAGCCGTGGTTTCACAAGGACGGTCACGCCCCGTTCGCGTGGTCGTGGCTCCCGCTCGCGCTCGAACGAACGACGTCGATCCCGACCGGCGTGTTCGTCACGCCACCGATGTACCGGTACCATCCGCTGGTCGTCGCCAACGCCGTGGCAACCATCGACGACCTGTTCCCCGGTCGATTCAGACTGGGCGTCGGCACGGGCGAGCTGATGAACGAACACCCCTTCGTCGACGAGTGGCCCGACTGGAGCGACCGCGCGGGCGCGCTGGTCGAATCGCTGGACATCATGCGGACCTACTGGGAGAGCGACGAGTTCTTCGACTACGACGGCCGGTATTTCCAGTTCGACCCGGTGTACCCCTACCAGCAACCGTCGACTGAACTCGACGTCTACTGTTCGGCCACCGGTCCGAGTAGCGCTCGGCTCGCTGCCGACCACGCGGACCACCTCATCACCCTGGCGAACGTCCCCGACGTGAAGGCGCGCGTCATCGACACCTACCGGGACAACGGTGGCGACGGCGACGTAATCATGCAGACCGTCGGGGGCTTTGGCGACCGCGAACGGCTCACCGAGCGGGTACGCAACTCGTTCGCCTCGACCCTGTACCCCGAGAACTTCGACGAGACCGACCCACGGGTCCTCCAGGAATCTGCCGAGGGCGCGACAGACGAAGAGATACAGGAGGCCTTCCTACTCGCGGAGACGCCGGCCGACGTCCTCGACTGGGTGACGACACAGGAACAGAAGGGCGTGGACCACGTCGTCATCACGGACGTGAGTTACGAACAGGACGAGTTCTACCGCATCGCGGGCGAGGAGATTCTGCCGTCGCTCTGA
- a CDS encoding mandelate racemase/muconate lactonizing enzyme family protein has translation MEIERVTVHQYDIPLYEPFVTALKPIPELERVIVEIETDSGIVGLGEGAPAYEVTGETQRSTAAVIEDVLAPLVVGENPLDIERVRGQMWRLVDGAPSAHAAMEIALQDIRGKAAEMPLYRLLGGNATEPVLDVPKVLSIKSPSAMADDAAAAVDEGYRQIKIKVGEAPATDAERVAAIDRVVPDDVSLKADANQGWDDAKTALAALSDIGDRIDVIEQPVDNDNVADLHELRRRVDIPVMPDESVESPADVLDLIERDAGDMFNIKLMKTGGISEAVRLNAVAEAAQRPTQLGSMVEGGIGTAAGVHFVLSQENVIWNEMVGPFMTETGVTDLATDLPEISVDGPGLGVELDRDALATLRTEQTVIEQ, from the coding sequence ATGGAGATCGAACGTGTCACCGTCCACCAGTACGACATTCCGCTGTACGAACCGTTCGTCACGGCCCTGAAACCGATTCCCGAACTCGAACGGGTCATCGTCGAGATCGAGACCGACAGCGGCATCGTCGGACTCGGTGAGGGCGCGCCGGCCTACGAGGTGACCGGCGAGACACAGCGGTCGACTGCCGCCGTCATCGAAGACGTCCTGGCCCCGCTCGTCGTCGGGGAGAACCCGCTCGACATCGAGCGCGTCCGTGGACAGATGTGGCGCCTGGTCGACGGGGCGCCCTCTGCACACGCCGCAATGGAAATCGCGCTGCAGGACATCCGGGGAAAAGCCGCCGAGATGCCGCTGTATCGCCTCCTCGGCGGTAACGCGACCGAGCCAGTACTGGACGTGCCGAAAGTACTGAGCATCAAGTCGCCGTCGGCGATGGCCGACGACGCCGCAGCCGCCGTCGACGAGGGCTACCGCCAGATCAAGATCAAGGTCGGCGAAGCGCCGGCGACCGACGCCGAGCGTGTCGCGGCGATCGACCGGGTCGTCCCCGACGACGTGAGCCTCAAAGCGGACGCGAACCAGGGCTGGGACGACGCGAAGACGGCGTTGGCCGCCCTCTCGGATATCGGTGACCGAATCGACGTGATAGAACAGCCGGTCGACAACGACAACGTGGCCGACCTGCACGAACTCCGACGGCGCGTCGACATCCCGGTGATGCCCGACGAGAGCGTCGAGAGCCCTGCGGACGTCCTCGACCTCATCGAGCGAGACGCCGGCGACATGTTCAACATCAAGCTGATGAAGACCGGCGGGATTTCCGAGGCCGTCCGCCTCAACGCCGTCGCGGAGGCCGCGCAGCGCCCGACCCAGCTCGGGTCGATGGTGGAAGGCGGAATCGGGACGGCGGCCGGCGTCCACTTCGTCCTCTCACAGGAGAACGTCATCTGGAACGAGATGGTCGGGCCGTTCATGACCGAGACGGGCGTGACCGACCTCGCGACCGACCTCCCTGAGATTTCCGTCGACGGCCCCGGACTCGGCGTCGAACTCGACCGCGACGCGCTGGCCACCCTGCGCACCGAGCAGACAGTGATCGAACAATGA
- a CDS encoding M20 family metallopeptidase, with product MTVGSDDPVVQLASELIARPSENPPGDERAVAEWLETRLEESPTPFTVETTEVLPDRPNVVARVGDPANGSVVLNGHTDVVPASEADWTSGPYEPTVRDGRLFGRGAADMKGALAAMVVATERYVERADDPGEVVLAFVVDEEHGGSGMRALVESGLDADVAIVGEPTEMNVCTAIKGVARYEAVVHGESCHSGQPDEGRDAIKGLDALLGRVQSLDDELESTSHPVLSHEDVTVTEVEGGIAPNVVADRAEATIDWRFLPGTTEPDPFDERLRDAVGELSVDGGSLDLDLERTVFARAGEIRNDHELVSALLDVGQAAGAASELVGFDAATDARFLIHDAEIPTAHFGPGSLTEDAHTVDESVAVEDLVTAAEVYEEALHRLV from the coding sequence ATGACGGTCGGTTCGGACGACCCGGTCGTGCAGCTGGCGAGCGAGCTCATCGCCCGCCCGAGCGAGAACCCGCCCGGTGACGAGCGCGCGGTCGCCGAGTGGCTCGAAACGCGCCTCGAGGAGTCGCCCACGCCGTTCACCGTCGAGACGACCGAGGTACTCCCGGACCGGCCGAACGTCGTTGCCCGCGTCGGCGACCCGGCGAACGGGAGCGTGGTACTGAACGGCCACACCGACGTCGTCCCGGCCAGCGAGGCGGACTGGACGAGCGGGCCTTACGAGCCCACGGTACGCGATGGTCGGCTGTTCGGCCGCGGGGCCGCCGACATGAAAGGCGCGCTCGCCGCGATGGTCGTCGCCACGGAACGGTACGTCGAACGCGCCGACGACCCGGGCGAGGTCGTCCTGGCGTTCGTCGTCGACGAGGAGCACGGCGGGTCGGGGATGCGCGCACTCGTCGAGAGCGGGCTCGACGCCGACGTCGCCATCGTCGGCGAACCGACCGAGATGAACGTCTGTACGGCAATCAAAGGCGTCGCCCGCTACGAAGCCGTCGTCCACGGTGAGAGCTGTCACTCCGGGCAACCCGACGAAGGACGCGACGCCATCAAAGGCCTCGACGCGTTGCTCGGACGCGTCCAGTCACTCGACGACGAACTCGAATCCACCTCGCACCCGGTACTCTCACACGAAGACGTCACCGTGACCGAAGTCGAAGGTGGCATCGCCCCGAACGTGGTCGCCGACCGCGCCGAGGCGACCATCGACTGGCGGTTCCTCCCGGGGACGACCGAACCCGACCCGTTCGACGAGCGGCTCCGAGACGCGGTCGGCGAGCTCAGCGTCGACGGCGGATCGCTCGACCTCGATCTCGAACGAACGGTGTTCGCCCGAGCCGGCGAGATTCGCAACGACCACGAGCTCGTCTCGGCGCTGCTCGACGTCGGGCAAGCGGCTGGCGCGGCGAGCGAACTCGTCGGCTTCGACGCGGCGACCGACGCTCGGTTCCTCATTCACGACGCGGAGATTCCGACGGCACACTTCGGTCCGGGGAGCCTCACCGAGGACGCCCACACCGTCGACGAGTCCGTCGCCGTCGAGGACCTCGTCACGGCCGCCGAAGTGTACGAGGAAGCGTTGCACCGGTTGGTGTAA
- a CDS encoding MBL fold metallo-hydrolase, with the protein MQLSKDLALVGSGDARLSSQYDCNVYAIAAPDGTVLVDTGAGESVPELLDRAETAFGEVTHALLTHAHADHSQGGPACQRRDIDIVASEATARLVGDGNERELGVDVARDEGIYPADYEYENYAVDRTFAAGAAINVAGRRFETARVRGHASDHVVFLTETADGTTTCFVGDAVYPDGSISLLNVPGSSLADYRADIDTLADRGVDRLLPGHGLPLLADGQDAIDEARRALSGMSTPPSRT; encoded by the coding sequence ATGCAGCTATCGAAGGACCTGGCACTGGTCGGCTCCGGCGACGCACGCCTCAGCAGCCAGTACGACTGCAACGTCTACGCGATTGCCGCCCCCGATGGGACGGTACTCGTCGATACCGGCGCCGGCGAGTCGGTCCCGGAACTGCTCGACCGTGCGGAGACGGCGTTTGGTGAGGTGACACACGCGTTGTTGACACACGCCCACGCCGACCACTCGCAGGGCGGCCCGGCGTGCCAGCGACGCGATATCGATATCGTTGCGAGCGAGGCGACCGCACGACTGGTCGGCGACGGGAACGAACGGGAACTCGGCGTCGACGTGGCCCGTGACGAGGGCATCTACCCGGCCGACTACGAGTACGAGAACTACGCGGTCGACCGAACGTTCGCTGCCGGCGCGGCTATCAACGTTGCGGGTCGTCGATTCGAGACGGCTCGCGTGCGTGGCCACGCGAGCGACCACGTGGTCTTTCTCACCGAGACCGCCGACGGGACGACGACGTGCTTCGTCGGCGACGCGGTGTATCCCGACGGGTCGATCAGCCTCCTCAACGTCCCTGGCTCGTCGCTCGCCGACTACCGCGCCGACATCGACACCCTCGCCGACCGGGGCGTCGACCGCCTGTTACCCGGGCACGGATTACCGTTGCTGGCCGACGGGCAGGACGCGATCGACGAGGCGAGACGCGCCCTCTCGGGCATGTCGACGCCGCCGTCCCGGACGTAA
- a CDS encoding pyridoxal phosphate-dependent aminotransferase, with the protein MCPQGSEQHPETRLAKRTFGLERSAIREMFDLAQQYDDDDLVHLEIGEPDFDTPAHITEAATTAAEGGATHYTSNAGLPELRAAIADDITSEHRYDPDANVIVTAGAMEALSLAFLTLVDPGDEVIVPTPAWPNYRTQTAMVGGEYVEVPLDREQGFALDTERLAASINDDTALVLLTTPSNPTGQVYDRDAIARIVSTAAAHDAVVVADEVYKDLVYDTTATAVADATDHPEHVVTLGSCSKTYAMTGWRVGWFAAPEPVVDAATKFHESVVACAPSVSQHAALAALTGDQAPIEEMYEAFRRRRDLLVDLVDALPTVTCPRPEGAFYAFLDVSSVDADSMTISKRLLDEHGVVTAPGVGFGADVDDHLRVSFATDEDRLTEGFERIGQFLEAEGV; encoded by the coding sequence ATGTGTCCACAAGGCAGCGAGCAGCATCCGGAGACGCGGCTGGCGAAACGAACGTTCGGGCTCGAACGTTCCGCCATCCGGGAGATGTTCGATCTTGCACAGCAGTACGACGACGACGACCTGGTACACCTGGAGATCGGCGAGCCGGACTTCGATACGCCCGCCCACATCACCGAGGCAGCCACCACCGCCGCGGAGGGCGGCGCGACTCACTACACGTCGAACGCGGGACTCCCGGAACTGCGGGCGGCCATCGCCGACGACATCACCAGCGAGCACCGGTACGACCCCGACGCGAACGTCATCGTCACTGCCGGGGCGATGGAAGCGCTCTCGCTGGCGTTTCTCACGCTCGTCGACCCCGGAGACGAAGTCATCGTGCCGACACCTGCATGGCCGAACTACCGCACACAGACAGCGATGGTCGGCGGGGAGTACGTCGAGGTCCCGCTCGACCGGGAACAGGGATTCGCGCTTGATACGGAGCGACTCGCCGCGTCGATTAACGACGACACGGCGCTCGTATTGCTCACCACGCCGTCGAACCCGACCGGACAGGTGTACGACCGCGACGCGATCGCGCGAATCGTCTCGACCGCAGCAGCACACGACGCCGTCGTTGTCGCCGACGAAGTGTACAAGGACCTCGTCTACGATACGACGGCCACCGCCGTCGCCGACGCGACCGACCATCCGGAGCACGTCGTCACGCTCGGGTCCTGTTCGAAGACCTACGCCATGACGGGGTGGCGGGTCGGCTGGTTCGCCGCGCCGGAACCGGTCGTCGACGCCGCGACGAAGTTCCACGAGAGCGTCGTCGCGTGCGCACCGAGCGTCTCCCAGCACGCCGCGCTGGCCGCCCTGACCGGTGACCAGGCGCCAATTGAGGAGATGTACGAGGCGTTCCGCCGGCGACGTGACCTCCTCGTAGACTTAGTCGATGCTCTCCCGACGGTCACCTGTCCCCGGCCCGAAGGAGCGTTTTACGCGTTCCTCGACGTCTCGTCGGTCGATGCAGACAGTATGACAATCTCGAAGCGGCTGCTCGACGAACACGGCGTCGTCACCGCACCGGGCGTCGGGTTCGGCGCGGACGTCGACGACCACCTTCGCGTCAGTTTCGCCACCGACGAGGACCGACTTACCGAGGGGTTCGAGCGTATCGGCCAGTTCCTCGAGGCGGAGGGCGTCTGA
- a CDS encoding Gfo/Idh/MocA family protein produces the protein MTDVTVVGCGFMGRNHAHAVADHPTLRLTSVVDVDEETAAAVAAEHGATAETEFDRAVEDADAVVVATPETLHADQARTVLEHDRHLLLEKPVTVDTDEAWALADLAEETNTVTGVSFILRYDTGYAGLRETVTEGTVGDPISVRAKRGITRGESERIGGRGHPLYYMNVHDIDAMRWVVGSEIREVTGIERRGELASVDVPDVMHATLSFENGAVGTLTGYGVLPDETPGGIDAALELVGTDGTATADTPGTTLTVNGASGYDRPDVRHWPVVNDHMDGAVKRQIDAFARAIGGEREAEPLATIRDGAHAQAVADAIYTATETGTSVAVETAE, from the coding sequence ATGACCGACGTTACCGTCGTCGGCTGTGGCTTCATGGGACGGAACCACGCACACGCGGTCGCCGACCATCCGACCCTCCGGCTGACCAGCGTCGTCGACGTGGACGAAGAAACCGCAGCGGCCGTCGCGGCCGAGCACGGGGCCACGGCCGAAACGGAGTTCGACCGCGCCGTCGAGGACGCCGATGCAGTCGTCGTCGCGACGCCGGAGACGCTCCACGCCGACCAGGCGCGGACCGTCCTCGAACACGACAGACACCTGTTGCTCGAAAAGCCGGTGACGGTCGACACAGACGAGGCGTGGGCGTTGGCCGACCTCGCCGAGGAGACGAACACGGTGACGGGCGTGAGCTTCATCCTCCGGTACGACACTGGCTACGCCGGCCTCCGCGAGACGGTCACCGAGGGAACAGTCGGTGACCCGATTTCGGTCAGGGCCAAGCGCGGCATCACCCGCGGTGAGTCCGAGCGAATCGGCGGCCGCGGCCACCCCCTGTACTACATGAACGTCCACGATATCGACGCGATGCGGTGGGTCGTCGGCAGCGAGATCCGCGAGGTGACCGGCATCGAGCGACGGGGCGAACTCGCGTCCGTGGACGTGCCCGACGTGATGCACGCGACGCTCTCGTTCGAGAACGGGGCCGTCGGTACGCTCACCGGATACGGTGTCCTCCCCGACGAGACGCCCGGCGGAATCGATGCGGCGCTCGAACTCGTCGGCACGGACGGGACCGCGACCGCCGACACACCCGGAACGACCCTGACGGTCAACGGCGCATCCGGCTACGACCGACCGGACGTCCGCCACTGGCCGGTCGTCAACGACCACATGGATGGCGCCGTCAAACGACAAATCGACGCGTTCGCGCGTGCAATCGGCGGCGAGCGCGAGGCCGAACCGCTCGCGACGATTCGCGACGGAGCACACGCACAGGCCGTCGCCGACGCGATCTACACCGCGACCGAGACAGGCACGTCGGTAGCCGTCGAGACAGCGGAGTGA